From Candidatus Alcyoniella australis:
CGTCAAGGGCGCCGGCGGCGATCTTCTTCAGGATCCGACGCATGATCTTGCCCGAACGGGTCTTGGGCAGCGAGTCGGTGAAGTGGATCTTGTCCGGTGTGGCGATCGGGCCGATCTCGGTACGCACGTGCTTGACCAGCTCCTTGCGCAGATCATCATCCGGGGTTACGTCGGCGTTGACGGTCACGTAGGCGTAGATTCCCTGGCCCTTGATCTCGTGCGGGTAGCCGACCACCGCGGCCTCGGCGACCTTGGGATGCGAAACCAACGCGCTCTCGATCTCGGCGGTGCCCATGCGGTGACCGGAGACGTTGATAACGTCGTCCACGCGGCCCATCAGCCAGTAGTAGCCGTCTTCGTCAACGCGGGCGCCGTCGCCGGTGAAGTACTTGCCCTTGAACTGGCTGAAGTACGTCTCTTTGAAACGCTCGTGCTGGCCGTAAACCGTACGCATCAGTCCCGGCCAGGGCTCCTCGATTACCAGGTATCCGCCCTCGTTGACGTCGCACTGCGTGCCGTCCTCGCGGATGACCGCCGGCTTGACGCCGAAGAACGGAACAGTGGCCGAACCCGGCTTGATGTCGATGGCGCCGGGCAGCGGGGAAATCATGATGCCGCCGGTCTCGGTCTGCCACCAGGTGTCGATCACCGGGACCCCGAACGTCTGCTGACACCAGTGGACCGCCTCGGCGTCGAGCGGCTCGCCGACGCTGGCCACCAGCCGCAGGTGCGACAGATCGGTCGCAGCGGCGAGGTCGGAGCCGGCTCGTTGCAGCATCCGAATCGCCGTGGGCGCCGTGTAGAAGACGTCGACCGCGTGGTGTTCGAGGATCCGGTACCAGCGTTCCGGGTCGAACTCCGCTTCGTCGACGATGCTGGTGACCCCGCTGGTGAGCGGGGCGATGATGCCGTACGACGTCCCCGTCACCCACCCAGGGTCGGCGGTACACCAGAACGTGTCGCCGTCGTGCAGGTCGAGCACGAGACGACCCGTGACGTGATGCGCCACGACCGCCGCATGCACGTGGAGGGCGCCCTTGGGTTGACCCGTCGTCCCGCTCGTGAAGTGCAGCAGTGCGGGCGTCTCGGGATCGGTGGGCGCGATCTCGAAGGAGTCGTCACCTTCGGAGAGGAACGCCCCGAACGACATCACCTGCGGACCACCACCGCCGTTCCGGTTCACGCCGATCTCGTCTTCGGTACTGCCACACACCAGCACGAGCTCCAGGTGCGGCAGACGGTCGAGCATTCGGGCGACCTTGCGGCGGTACAGCAGCGGCGTCGTGACCAGGATCTTGATCCGGCCGAGGTTCATCCGTTGAGCGATCGGATCGGGCCCGAACGCCGAGAACAGCGGCGTGAAGACGCCGTGCGCTTTCAGGGTGCCGAGTGCGGTCACGTAGAGGTCGGGAATGCGCCCGGCGAGCGTTGCCACTCCTGTGCCGGCGTCGAAC
This genomic window contains:
- a CDS encoding AMP-binding protein; amino-acid sequence: MSKQPEPWLVDYDATVASFDWDDAWAGLRADGASGRPDSVNIADLAVDRHVRDGHGDRVALRFLGRERSGVDEPVDITYAMLSRRTNRFADAMRRRGFDAGTGVATLAGRIPDLYVTALGTLKAHGVFTPLFSAFGPDPIAQRMNLGRIKILVTTPLLYRRKVARMLDRLPHLELVLVCGSTEDEIGVNRNGGGGPQVMSFGAFLSEGDDSFEIAPTDPETPALLHFTSGTTGQPKGALHVHAAVVAHHVTGRLVLDLHDGDTFWCTADPGWVTGTSYGIIAPLTSGVTSIVDEAEFDPERWYRILEHHAVDVFYTAPTAIRMLQRAGSDLAAATDLSHLRLVASVGEPLDAEAVHWCQQTFGVPVIDTWWQTETGGIMISPLPGAIDIKPGSATVPFFGVKPAVIREDGTQCDVNEGGYLVIEEPWPGLMRTVYGQHERFKETYFSQFKGKYFTGDGARVDEDGYYWLMGRVDDVINVSGHRMGTAEIESALVSHPKVAEAAVVGYPHEIKGQGIYAYVTVNADVTPDDDLRKELVKHVRTEIGPIATPDKIHFTDSLPKTRSGKIMRRILKKIAAGALDELGDISTLADPSVVDSLIETAKD